In Sphingobacterium sp. PCS056, the following proteins share a genomic window:
- a CDS encoding efflux RND transporter permease subunit: protein MISEVFIKRPVTAIVISLLILIVGGISIVSLPISQYPSVAPPTVSVTANYTGADAQTVEQTVTTPIESQINGTPGMLYMSSNSTSNGQSQITVTFEVGTDIDIATLDVQNRVGIAEPALPEAVKRLGVTTRKANTDILMLVSLVSPKGTRDAKFLDNYANLYIKDALLRVNGVGEVTAFGQPFSMRVWLDANKLTSLRLTPADVSAAIGEQNLRIPGGSVGSSPQKSDQVFEYPVITDSDLSSVEDFEDIIVKSNTDGSIVLLKDVARVELGQFSYATSTRVNGMTSSGMMVSQTPGGNAVQSAEGIYSALERLKKSFPDDVDYVVGYETISVVNASIESVIHTLIEALLLVTLVVFFFLQSWRATLIPVLAIPVSIVGTFIFFLLFGFSINNLTLLAFVLAIGIVVDDAIVVVEAVQHYIDHYKMSAADATRRAMKDITAPVIAIALILSAVFVPVGFIPGMVGQLYQQFSITIAVSVMLSAFIALSLTPALCSIMLRPTAVHAEAKGLNKFFYKFNIWFERVTNKYSRGVRYCIKKAPMALIILLCIFIGTGYMFNKKPTGFIPGEDNGMFFAGITLPEGSSSTRTKEILHEVEQELRKDYPEIKDITAIAGINILNRAFQPNVATVFVSLKPWGERARTANQITGGIMGKYAGYTKARVLAVTPPAIPGLGTSGGFSLMIQDQQTVDIKVFEGVVGKFLAAANQRPEIGMAYTLFNTKTPNYKLSVNREQAKKMGVPVSTIYSTISAYLGSSYINDFTRYGRNFRVVSQADQNYRMNIEDINKLYVNNSRGESVPLGSLVTWNLVQNPAIINHYNIFRSIEVSGSAAPGYSSGDAIRALQEVAAETLPNGYSYDFSGLALQETKSGNMTIMIFGLCILFVFLLLAALYESWSVPFSILLSVPLGVFGAILTLTLIPALDNNIYAQIGLVAIIGLAAKNAILIVEFAKERVDIGMNLYDATLDAVKLRLRPIIMTSFAFILGIIPLMLSKGAGAISRQTIGWTVFGGMTAATVLAIFIVPVLFVVITRLAYGKKKLAELEANFDEEKAKNLSAH, encoded by the coding sequence ATGATTTCAGAAGTTTTTATAAAAAGACCCGTCACAGCCATTGTTATTTCCCTATTGATTTTGATCGTAGGAGGAATTTCAATTGTGTCTTTGCCGATCAGTCAGTATCCATCCGTAGCGCCGCCAACCGTATCGGTCACAGCGAACTATACCGGAGCGGATGCCCAAACTGTCGAACAGACAGTAACGACTCCAATCGAGAGTCAAATTAATGGTACTCCAGGCATGCTTTACATGTCTTCTAATAGTACATCAAATGGTCAATCACAGATTACAGTAACCTTTGAAGTAGGTACTGATATTGATATTGCGACACTGGATGTACAAAACCGTGTCGGTATTGCCGAACCTGCACTACCTGAGGCCGTTAAACGTCTAGGAGTTACAACGCGTAAAGCAAATACCGATATCTTGATGTTGGTTTCTCTGGTATCTCCAAAGGGTACACGTGATGCAAAATTTTTAGATAACTATGCCAATTTATACATTAAAGATGCATTATTACGTGTCAATGGTGTTGGTGAGGTGACCGCATTTGGGCAACCATTCTCCATGCGTGTGTGGTTAGATGCAAATAAATTAACCAGTTTAAGACTAACTCCTGCTGATGTATCTGCAGCTATTGGTGAACAAAACTTAAGAATCCCGGGAGGATCAGTAGGTTCTTCTCCTCAAAAATCGGATCAGGTATTTGAATATCCAGTGATCACAGATTCAGATTTATCTTCAGTAGAAGATTTTGAAGATATTATTGTGAAATCAAATACGGATGGATCGATTGTTTTATTAAAAGATGTAGCCCGAGTTGAATTAGGTCAATTTAGTTATGCGACCAGTACACGTGTAAATGGGATGACATCTTCGGGTATGATGGTATCTCAAACGCCAGGAGGTAATGCTGTTCAATCGGCAGAAGGTATCTATTCCGCATTGGAACGTTTGAAAAAATCATTTCCTGATGATGTTGATTATGTCGTAGGTTATGAAACCATTTCCGTTGTAAATGCTTCTATCGAATCCGTTATCCATACCTTGATCGAAGCCTTACTATTGGTAACATTAGTGGTATTTTTCTTCCTACAATCATGGAGAGCAACTCTAATTCCGGTATTAGCGATCCCTGTATCTATTGTAGGTACTTTTATTTTCTTCTTATTGTTTGGTTTCTCGATCAATAACTTGACTTTACTGGCATTCGTACTTGCGATTGGAATCGTGGTGGATGATGCGATTGTGGTCGTCGAGGCGGTACAGCATTATATTGACCATTATAAAATGTCAGCAGCAGATGCAACACGTCGCGCCATGAAAGACATTACTGCTCCCGTTATTGCGATTGCTTTGATTCTTTCGGCTGTATTCGTACCCGTAGGGTTTATCCCGGGTATGGTGGGACAATTGTACCAACAATTCTCCATTACCATTGCCGTATCGGTTATGTTATCGGCATTTATTGCCTTGTCTTTGACTCCAGCTTTATGTTCGATCATGTTAAGACCAACAGCAGTTCATGCTGAAGCTAAGGGGCTCAACAAGTTCTTTTACAAGTTTAACATCTGGTTCGAAAGAGTAACGAACAAATATTCACGCGGTGTCAGATATTGTATCAAAAAAGCACCTATGGCGCTTATCATTTTACTCTGTATCTTCATCGGTACAGGATATATGTTCAACAAAAAACCAACTGGATTTATCCCTGGTGAAGACAATGGTATGTTCTTCGCTGGTATCACTCTTCCAGAGGGATCCTCTTCAACTCGTACAAAAGAAATTCTACATGAAGTAGAACAAGAGTTACGTAAAGATTATCCGGAGATAAAAGATATTACCGCCATTGCAGGTATTAATATTTTGAACCGTGCTTTCCAACCAAACGTAGCAACGGTCTTCGTTTCGTTAAAACCTTGGGGTGAAAGAGCACGTACAGCAAATCAAATTACAGGTGGTATCATGGGTAAATATGCAGGTTATACCAAAGCTCGCGTACTTGCTGTAACTCCTCCTGCTATTCCAGGATTAGGTACATCCGGTGGTTTCAGTTTAATGATTCAGGATCAACAAACCGTAGATATCAAAGTTTTTGAAGGCGTTGTTGGTAAATTTTTAGCAGCAGCTAATCAAAGACCAGAGATTGGAATGGCTTATACCCTATTTAATACAAAAACTCCAAATTACAAGTTATCTGTTAATAGAGAGCAAGCTAAAAAAATGGGCGTTCCGGTTTCGACCATCTACTCCACTATATCGGCCTACTTGGGATCATCATATATCAATGATTTTACCAGATATGGACGTAACTTTAGGGTAGTATCACAGGCGGATCAAAATTACCGCATGAATATTGAAGATATCAACAAACTATATGTCAACAATAGTCGTGGCGAATCCGTTCCTTTAGGTTCATTGGTTACTTGGAATTTGGTACAAAACCCTGCTATTATCAATCACTATAATATCTTTAGAAGTATCGAGGTGAGTGGTAGTGCAGCTCCAGGTTATTCTTCTGGTGATGCCATTAGAGCTCTTCAGGAGGTTGCTGCAGAAACATTACCAAACGGATATTCGTATGATTTCTCAGGATTGGCTTTACAAGAGACCAAATCTGGAAATATGACGATTATGATTTTCGGTCTTTGTATTTTGTTTGTATTCTTATTATTGGCTGCACTCTACGAAAGTTGGTCTGTGCCATTCTCGATTTTACTATCGGTACCTCTAGGGGTGTTTGGAGCGATTTTAACGTTAACTTTGATTCCTGCGTTGGATAATAATATCTATGCTCAAATTGGTTTAGTTGCCATCATTGGTTTGGCCGCTAAAAATGCCATTTTGATCGTGGAGTTTGCCAAGGAACGTGTTGATATCGGTATGAACTTGTACGACGCAACGCTTGATGCGGTTAAACTTCGTCTTCGTCCGATTATCATGACATCATTTGCGTTTATATTAGGTATCATACCCTTAATGCTCTCAAAAGGTGCTGGAGCGATTTCACGTCAGACGATTGGATGG
- a CDS encoding efflux RND transporter periplasmic adaptor subunit has product MNKKHLLAAFFIGTTLIWQSCGNKDAQKQHAAQQAERVVPVSLATATEEIVTGNQTYPATVKPLNEAELFAEVSGYVTKIFVTDGASVSKGQKLYEIDGTRYTAALDQARANLRIAQSNLDRVQTDLNRYQALADKDAIAKQTLDYAKTDVANQKAQILGAQAAVTTAQTNLNRSTIRAPFAGIVGISEVRLGALVNPGTTRLNTLSSVNPVAVEIQVSERDIPQFVNLQKSGSAAQINAVLPDGTEYASSGRITTIDRAVDPQTGTIKVRANFDNASNILRAGMNLSLNVKTNSATEEVIIPYKAIQDQLGVFNVYVVGDSSKAEQRKVELGIKLGDKVVVKSGLKVGEKIVVDGIMNVQTGVKVAEAPAGAPDASAAKK; this is encoded by the coding sequence ATGAATAAAAAACATTTATTAGCCGCTTTTTTTATTGGAACTACGCTAATTTGGCAGTCATGTGGCAATAAAGATGCGCAGAAACAACATGCTGCGCAGCAAGCAGAGCGTGTTGTACCTGTATCACTTGCTACAGCCACTGAAGAGATCGTTACGGGCAACCAAACTTATCCAGCTACTGTAAAACCTTTGAATGAAGCCGAATTATTTGCTGAAGTTTCTGGTTATGTAACAAAAATATTTGTCACTGATGGAGCGTCTGTCTCCAAAGGTCAAAAACTATATGAAATAGATGGCACACGCTATACCGCAGCTTTAGATCAGGCGAGAGCCAATCTGAGAATTGCGCAATCCAATTTGGATCGTGTACAAACAGATTTAAACCGCTACCAAGCATTAGCAGACAAAGATGCGATCGCGAAACAAACATTGGACTACGCGAAAACAGATGTGGCCAATCAAAAAGCCCAAATTTTGGGCGCTCAAGCCGCGGTAACGACAGCTCAAACAAATTTAAATCGTTCGACCATCCGTGCTCCTTTTGCGGGTATTGTCGGTATATCGGAAGTACGTCTTGGAGCTTTGGTCAATCCTGGTACTACGCGTCTAAATACGCTATCATCTGTCAACCCAGTTGCAGTAGAAATTCAAGTAAGCGAGCGTGATATTCCGCAATTTGTCAATTTACAAAAATCAGGTTCTGCAGCTCAGATCAATGCTGTATTGCCAGATGGTACTGAATACGCTTCTTCTGGTCGAATCACAACGATTGACCGCGCTGTAGACCCACAGACAGGAACAATTAAAGTACGTGCTAATTTTGACAATGCAAGCAATATTTTGAGAGCAGGCATGAATCTTTCGTTAAACGTTAAAACGAATTCTGCTACAGAAGAAGTGATTATTCCATATAAAGCTATTCAAGATCAATTAGGTGTATTTAATGTATACGTAGTTGGCGATAGCAGTAAAGCGGAACAACGTAAAGTGGAGTTAGGTATAAAACTAGGCGATAAAGTAGTCGTAAAATCAGGACTTAAAGTCGGTGAAAAAATTGTTGTTGACGGTATTATGAATGTGCAAACAGGAGTAAAAGTTGCTGAAGCTCCTGCTGGAGCGCCAGATGCAAGTGCTGCAAAAAAATAA
- a CDS encoding TolC family protein: protein MKFRQIAFSLAALTTVWNVSYAQQTGNEALPARANLQQLIDYALNNKISLKQAAIDEEIGEKDIDIALSGWLPQVNANGSYNYNVKVPTSFIGGQNIALGQKNASALTLQADQQILNPALMQASKAATLIRQSNKQNTENQKINTVVEVSKAYYDILTSEEQIKIVRENITRLQKQYNDAKVRYEVGMVDKTDFKRAQIALSNANADEKRTIELRRYKYDYLKNLLAVDHQADITLSFENADMENQILIDTTSSASVTNRIEFQQLQTSKKMQELETQYYKWTYLPNVSAFYNYAFNYRDNKFKDLYKDNFPSSVAGLSVSIPIFQGFKRKHQIYQSKLRESRIDLSMEDLKNQINTEYALATASYNANLIDWKTSKDNVDLSKEVYDTIKLQYDEGIKTYLDLMTAETDLKTSQLNYLNALYALLSSKLDVQKALGTVDTK, encoded by the coding sequence ATGAAGTTTAGACAAATAGCCTTCTCTTTGGCAGCCCTAACGACCGTATGGAATGTTAGTTATGCCCAACAAACAGGCAATGAGGCATTACCTGCTAGAGCAAATTTGCAGCAACTTATTGACTATGCCCTTAATAATAAGATTAGTCTTAAGCAGGCTGCAATTGATGAAGAAATTGGCGAAAAAGATATTGACATTGCCTTATCTGGCTGGTTGCCTCAGGTCAATGCGAATGGTTCTTATAACTACAATGTAAAGGTACCAACTTCTTTTATAGGTGGTCAAAACATTGCGCTAGGACAAAAAAATGCGAGTGCCCTGACCCTGCAGGCTGATCAACAGATTTTGAATCCTGCATTGATGCAAGCTTCAAAAGCAGCGACACTCATCCGTCAATCCAATAAACAAAATACAGAAAATCAAAAGATCAATACGGTCGTTGAAGTGAGTAAAGCGTATTATGATATCTTGACGAGTGAAGAGCAGATCAAAATCGTACGTGAAAATATTACTCGACTTCAAAAGCAATATAACGATGCCAAAGTACGGTACGAAGTGGGGATGGTTGATAAAACCGATTTCAAGAGAGCACAGATTGCATTAAGCAATGCCAATGCTGACGAGAAACGTACCATTGAACTGCGCCGCTACAAATACGATTATTTAAAAAATTTGTTAGCCGTGGATCACCAAGCTGACATTACTTTATCTTTTGAGAATGCCGATATGGAAAACCAGATTTTGATTGACACGACTTCATCCGCAAGCGTGACCAACAGAATCGAATTCCAACAATTGCAAACGTCTAAAAAAATGCAGGAATTGGAAACTCAATATTATAAATGGACTTACTTACCAAATGTAAGTGCATTTTACAATTATGCTTTCAATTATAGAGACAACAAATTTAAAGATCTATATAAAGACAATTTCCCAAGTTCTGTGGCGGGTTTATCGGTCTCGATCCCAATCTTTCAAGGATTTAAGAGAAAACATCAGATCTATCAATCAAAACTTCGCGAGAGTAGAATTGATTTAAGCATGGAGGATTTGAAAAACCAAATCAATACGGAATATGCGCTTGCTACAGCATCCTACAATGCTAATTTAATTGACTGGAAAACGTCAAAAGATAATGTCGATCTATCTAAAGAAGTATACGACACCATTAAATTGCAATATGACGAAGGGATCAAAACTTATTTGGACTTAATGACAGCGGAGACTGATCTCAAGACGAGTCAATTGAATTATTTAAATGCGCTTTATGCACTTCTTTCCAGCAAGTTAGATGTTCAAAAAGCTTTAGGAACTGTAGATACAAAATAA
- a CDS encoding TetR/AcrR family transcriptional regulator, which produces MNVQYTKNNSKVISIFETTLRLIKDHGFHGTAMSKIAQDADVAIGTIYHYFPSKDDLIVSLFQYCGDALHESIFESIQEELTYKETFFHIWKGFVKFYRENVEMFSFFEQFYSSPYYKVNSYETNESISGQSSILKFLTEGIKIGELKNTNVEVLACIFFGTAVSAIKGVKHNKLKSNESISDVVEIIWDGVKNK; this is translated from the coding sequence ATGAACGTTCAATACACAAAAAATAATTCAAAAGTGATTTCCATATTTGAGACCACCTTAAGGTTGATCAAAGATCATGGTTTTCATGGCACAGCAATGAGTAAAATCGCTCAAGATGCTGATGTCGCAATCGGCACCATATACCATTACTTTCCTTCAAAAGATGATTTGATCGTCAGCTTGTTTCAATATTGCGGAGACGCACTCCATGAATCAATTTTTGAGTCCATCCAGGAGGAATTAACGTATAAGGAAACTTTTTTTCACATATGGAAGGGGTTTGTCAAATTTTATCGAGAAAACGTAGAAATGTTTAGTTTTTTTGAACAATTTTACTCTTCTCCATATTATAAAGTGAACAGTTACGAAACGAACGAATCGATTAGTGGTCAGAGCAGTATCCTCAAATTTTTAACAGAAGGTATTAAAATAGGTGAACTTAAAAACACCAATGTTGAAGTACTCGCTTGTATATTCTTTGGAACTGCTGTATCAGCAATTAAAGGAGTAAAGCACAATAAATTAAAATCAAATGAAAGTATCTCGGATGTTGTAGAAATCATTTGGGATGGAGTTAAAAATAAATAA
- a CDS encoding c-type cytochrome, whose translation MTKIYSLGVLVSIYIFSAMSGCQSGEDIKTAQYAVNGQKIYINHCKNCHGDKGEGLGLLYPPLTDVDFLTKNRERLSCIVRNGLQEEITVAGKTFNTIMPANETLTDIDIAYVLTYITTNFAKQDKIFSLEEVQEDLKNCK comes from the coding sequence ATGACCAAAATATATAGTTTAGGTGTACTAGTTTCCATCTATATTTTTAGTGCCATGAGCGGCTGTCAATCTGGTGAGGACATTAAAACTGCACAATATGCTGTGAATGGACAAAAAATATATATCAATCACTGTAAAAATTGTCATGGGGATAAGGGTGAAGGTCTAGGGCTTTTATATCCCCCCTTAACGGATGTTGATTTTTTAACGAAAAATAGGGAACGTCTATCCTGTATCGTCAGAAATGGTTTACAGGAAGAAATAACTGTTGCAGGAAAAACCTTTAATACGATTATGCCTGCAAACGAAACGTTAACAGATATTGATATTGCTTATGTTTTGACTTACATAACCACTAATTTTGCAAAACAAGATAAAATATTCAGTCTTGAAGAAGTACAAGAAGATTTGAAAAATTGTAAGTAA
- a CDS encoding SCO family protein produces MIKSFHIRASFFLALAALGISSCQSNTATLPIYGQREPVEKIVDGKTITDTLYHTIPAFKFLNQDSTYITDKNYDNKVYIANFFFTHCPSICPTMNRNLLKVYEQYKDSDQVYFLSHSIDFKYDQPHVLKEYAHKLGVSNDHWNFVTGSKADIYGIANQYLVYTAEDKNAPGGYDHQGYLVLIDKQKRIRGAYDGTNDEQVAKLQKELAILLQEK; encoded by the coding sequence ATGATCAAATCATTTCATATTCGTGCTTCATTCTTCTTAGCACTTGCGGCATTGGGAATTTCTAGCTGCCAATCCAATACAGCTACTCTTCCGATCTATGGTCAACGTGAACCTGTTGAAAAAATTGTTGATGGTAAAACCATTACGGATACGCTTTATCATACCATACCCGCGTTTAAATTTTTAAATCAAGATAGTACTTATATCACGGACAAGAATTACGATAATAAAGTATATATCGCGAATTTCTTTTTCACACACTGTCCAAGTATCTGCCCTACCATGAATAGAAATCTGTTGAAGGTCTATGAGCAATATAAAGATAGTGATCAAGTTTATTTCCTCTCCCATAGCATTGATTTTAAATATGACCAACCTCATGTATTAAAAGAATATGCTCATAAATTGGGCGTTAGCAACGATCATTGGAATTTTGTGACAGGCTCAAAGGCGGACATCTATGGAATCGCTAATCAGTATCTCGTTTATACTGCTGAAGACAAAAATGCTCCAGGAGGTTACGATCATCAAGGCTATCTGGTCTTAATCGATAAACAAAAACGTATCCGTGGTGCATATGATGGAACAAATGACGAGCAAGTGGCCAAATTACAAAAAGAGCTTGCGATCCTATTACAAGAAAAGTAA
- a CDS encoding DUF4442 domain-containing protein, translated as MLYSPKSLKWLLRIYPPFLFQRIWVQRIYPDFQGVDVKIIKSIFNKNTNNTIFGGTIFSAVDPFYAILIDQRLQAHGFKKTVAWLKSASIEYKKPGLTNLKFSIKIDDSDFNACMDTLKSRGRMIKTFSVEIVNDQNEICAIAKNEIYIRDLNFTYTRV; from the coding sequence ATGTTGTATAGTCCGAAATCTCTAAAATGGTTATTGAGAATCTACCCTCCTTTTTTATTCCAGCGGATATGGGTTCAACGAATTTATCCTGATTTTCAAGGTGTCGACGTTAAAATCATCAAAAGTATTTTTAATAAAAACACTAACAATACCATATTTGGTGGAACGATATTTTCAGCAGTCGATCCCTTTTATGCCATACTAATCGACCAGCGACTGCAGGCTCATGGCTTTAAAAAAACTGTAGCTTGGCTCAAATCAGCATCTATTGAATATAAAAAGCCTGGCTTGACCAATCTTAAATTTTCGATCAAAATCGATGATTCTGATTTCAATGCTTGTATGGATACCTTAAAAAGTAGAGGAAGGATGATCAAAACGTTTTCTGTCGAAATTGTCAACGATCAAAATGAAATATGTGCCATAGCCAAGAATGAAATCTACATTCGTGACTTGAATTTTACATACACAAGGGTATAA
- a CDS encoding MFS transporter encodes MTNQSNSHTNRNVWIIVLVASLGYFVDIYDLIIFSIVRVKSFEEIGVSPQDMRAEGEFVLNMQMGGLLIGGVIWGIIGDKFGRLKVLFGSILLYSLANIYNGFVQDVMTYGIIRFVAGIGLAGELGAGITLVSESMHKSKRGYGTMLVATVGVLGAVLGYFISEQFDWRTAYFVGGGMGLLLLLMRVGALESGLFKTAESKTVAKGKFSMLFTDKHRFKRYLYCLCIGLPIWFVVGVLVTQAPEIGKALHAPATLSAGKGVLFTYLGISLGDLLAGLLAQVLKSRKKVVLICQMVILISASWYLLSDGLSETRFVWLCFFMGLGIGYWATFVTISAEQFGTNLRATVATTAPNFVRGALIPSTMLYGILVNHWGIIIAAFVMIFFLSGIAIYALTQLEESFDKDLNYLEE; translated from the coding sequence ATGACTAACCAATCAAATTCGCACACAAACAGGAATGTTTGGATCATTGTTCTTGTGGCATCGTTGGGGTATTTTGTGGATATCTACGATCTGATTATTTTTTCGATTGTACGGGTCAAATCATTTGAAGAAATAGGTGTATCACCCCAAGATATGCGAGCCGAAGGTGAGTTTGTATTGAATATGCAGATGGGGGGCTTATTGATTGGTGGTGTGATATGGGGAATTATAGGGGATAAGTTTGGTCGACTGAAAGTCTTATTTGGTTCTATTTTATTATATTCCTTGGCCAATATCTATAATGGTTTTGTTCAGGATGTGATGACATACGGTATTATTCGTTTTGTTGCGGGTATCGGATTGGCAGGTGAATTAGGTGCCGGAATTACATTGGTCAGTGAAAGTATGCACAAGTCAAAACGTGGTTACGGAACTATGTTGGTGGCAACAGTAGGTGTACTGGGTGCGGTACTCGGATATTTCATATCTGAACAGTTTGATTGGCGTACGGCCTATTTTGTCGGTGGTGGGATGGGGCTGCTGCTCTTACTAATGCGCGTAGGAGCGCTGGAATCTGGTTTGTTTAAAACAGCAGAAAGTAAGACGGTCGCTAAAGGCAAATTCAGTATGCTTTTTACGGATAAACACAGATTTAAGAGATATCTATACTGCTTATGTATTGGATTGCCCATTTGGTTTGTCGTAGGTGTATTAGTCACCCAAGCTCCGGAGATCGGAAAAGCGCTGCACGCTCCCGCAACATTGAGCGCTGGAAAAGGGGTATTGTTTACTTATCTTGGTATTTCGTTGGGTGATCTGCTGGCCGGTTTATTGGCGCAAGTATTAAAATCTCGAAAAAAAGTGGTATTAATATGTCAAATGGTGATTTTGATCAGTGCATCCTGGTATCTGCTAAGTGATGGTTTATCGGAAACCAGATTTGTCTGGTTATGCTTTTTTATGGGGCTGGGGATTGGATATTGGGCTACTTTTGTAACGATCTCCGCAGAACAGTTCGGTACCAATTTGAGAGCCACAGTTGCGACCACTGCACCTAATTTTGTCCGTGGCGCGCTGATCCCTTCGACCATGTTGTATGGGATTCTTGTGAATCACTGGGGGATCATCATTGCGGCTTTTGTCATGATCTTTTTTCTTTCAGGAATCGCCATCTATGCGCTAACACAACTGGAAGAAAGTTTTGATAAAGATCTAAACTATCTGGAAGAGTAG
- the purN gene encoding phosphoribosylglycinamide formyltransferase, whose translation MKKRIAIFASGSGSNAQKIMEYFKYSEDAEIAIVLSNNADAYVIQRADNFEIPVHVFDREEFFKSDEIVKMLKNLNIDLIVLAGFLWLVPPHLLQAFPNKIINIHPALLPKYGGKGMYGDHVHKAVLANKETEHGITIHFANEHFDEGEVIYQGRFKVEPQDTLEVIKFKGQQLEHQQYPKVIDNLLKKM comes from the coding sequence GTGAAAAAACGTATTGCCATATTTGCTTCAGGTTCTGGTTCCAACGCCCAAAAAATAATGGAGTATTTTAAATATTCTGAAGATGCCGAGATCGCTATTGTATTGAGTAATAATGCCGATGCTTATGTCATCCAGAGAGCTGACAATTTTGAAATACCTGTACATGTATTTGACCGTGAAGAGTTTTTCAAATCGGACGAAATTGTTAAAATGCTAAAAAATTTAAACATCGACTTAATTGTACTTGCAGGATTCCTTTGGTTAGTTCCACCCCATTTATTACAAGCTTTTCCCAATAAGATCATCAATATACATCCAGCGCTATTACCTAAATACGGTGGAAAAGGTATGTATGGCGATCATGTCCATAAAGCTGTATTGGCAAACAAGGAAACAGAGCATGGTATAACCATTCATTTTGCTAATGAGCATTTTGATGAAGGGGAAGTCATTTATCAAGGGCGATTTAAAGTAGAACCGCAAGACACCTTAGAGGTGATTAAGTTCAAAGGACAGCAACTGGAGCATCAGCAGTACCCTAAAGTCATCGACAACTTACTTAAAAAAATGTAA
- a CDS encoding TlpA family protein disulfide reductase: MRTFTFLFITFLVLSAQHASAQAPHQIPNFFLQELYTGKDFKPADLPKDGLIVFNYYDTGCSHCQKMGAGIAEQMSTFKRIKFYFVAMNDREYVDGFINMFAKKLKPESKVSFIRDPDGQFISLFNPTQTPSLYIYDAKTKKLLKHLDGVDDVKVLQVALQQLAR, encoded by the coding sequence ATGAGGACATTTACATTTCTATTCATTACATTTTTAGTATTATCAGCACAGCATGCCAGCGCTCAGGCACCGCATCAGATACCTAATTTTTTCCTGCAGGAGTTATATACAGGAAAGGATTTTAAACCTGCAGATCTACCCAAAGATGGTCTTATTGTGTTTAATTATTATGATACTGGATGCAGTCATTGTCAAAAAATGGGAGCAGGGATCGCAGAGCAGATGAGCACTTTTAAGCGTATTAAATTTTACTTCGTCGCCATGAATGACCGTGAATATGTCGATGGATTTATCAATATGTTTGCTAAGAAGTTGAAACCAGAGTCCAAAGTATCTTTTATTAGGGATCCCGACGGGCAATTTATCTCTTTGTTCAACCCCACACAGACCCCTTCACTTTATATCTATGACGCCAAAACAAAAAAATTATTGAAACATTTAGATGGTGTAGATGATGTTAAAGTGTTGCAAGTCGCTTTGCAACAGCTAGCCAGATAG